TATTATTGGAGAACAGTATGTTATTACTTTATTGTTATTAGTGTGTATAACATTTTATTATATTGTTTTTGAATTAATTTTTAAATCAACTCCGGCAAAGTTTCTAACACAAACTAAAGTGGTTAGTCTAACAGGTCAACCAATAACTTCGGGACAAATAATCGCTAAAAGTTTTTCTAGACGTTTACCTTTTAATCCGTTATCCTTTTTAACAGAACAATTAGGTTGGCATGATTCGTTATCTAAAACAACAGTCGTACAATTAGCACGACAAGGAAAACACGGTAGTTGGTATTGGCTAATAATTCCTTTTTTTATAGGTCTATTTGCTATTTTCTTCTATGGTACCTTATATTTAAGAAAATATGAAAATTTTAAAATCGGTGAGAATAATTATAACAATCAAAAATATGACATCGAAAGAAAATTAAACAAAATAAGTGAGTTTGATTTTATTACACTATCAGAAACCAATAATCGCTTTAGTAGTAATCATTATTTAAAAGTTGGTTTTATAGGTAAGGATTCAATTGATTGTTATAAGATTAATGATTCTTATTTAGCAAATTCTTTACAAAAAGCAGATCAGTACTATGGTGGATATTATAATGGTCTAGAGGTTGTCACATTAAGTAAGCAGGATTTAAATAATGCTATTTGCGAAAGCTATGATTTTGATGGTGAATTTTCTGATTGTGGATTAAAACTGTTAGAGAATAAAAGGGCTGTTCGTATTAAAAAAATTGAATCACTAAACGAACCAACCATAGACTTAGATCGTGTGTCTTTTGAGCAAAAAAGAAATGGTGACTATGGTTTTACTATTAGGCTTTCAAATACAGACAATAGGATAGTAATAGAAAATATAAAAACCGATAATAAAGACATCCTTTTTACGACAACTTTCCCCTATTCTGGTTCGGATAGTTATAATAAAGAAAAATATTCTATCGTAGGTTCAGGACTAGAACCAAAACAAGCGATTATATTTAAACTACAAATTAAAGACACGTTAACAGAACAACGATTTATTTATTCGTTAGAACTAGAAGGACGTTATACAAAAACATTAAAATTGGTTAAAAGTTTATAAATTTATAATAGCATGGAAAAACCAAATACTTGGAGTAAAGACGAATTATTAGCATACATATTACTTTTTATAGCACATTCTGATTTAGACGAAAGTAAAAAAGAAAAAGAGTATATTTTATCAAGAGTTGATAAGAATGTATACCAACGTGTACATGAAAAATTTGAAGAAGATAACGATTATCAAAGTATTCAAAATATTGTTGAAGGTGTCAAATCTCACGATTATTATCGTAATGATTTGGCAGACTTATTTGCAGATATAAAACTTATGGCTTTTGCAGATGGAGAAATGGATCAAATGGAAAAACTAGCTTACAATACGTTAAAAAAAATATTAAAGTAATAAGTTGTATTTTTAGTACCTAATAACGTCAAGTTACTCTAAAAATTTTGCTTTCAATTCGGGAGTAGGAATCATGCAACTCTCTTTTTTACCGTACCATTTATATCTGTTTTTGGCAATAAAATCATAGACCAAATTACTTATAAAAGCAGGTACTATTAAAAATATAGATAACAAATTATTTGGGAAGCTTAAGTGTTTTGCAATGTGTAATGCTGCTGTCGATTTCACTTTTAATCCTTTGTTTGGAGAATACAATAGTATCGAGTCTGTTTTGGACGTATCTAAATTATATTTAGCTATAATTTGCTGTCCAATGTTACTTTGTAAAGGAGCAAACATAAACTTACTATGCTTGTCATGTTTGATAACATAAAGCACTGAAGTATTACAAAGGTTGCATACACCATCAAAAAGGATTAGAGATTTATTGCTCGGTAGCTGTATCATACCACAAAAATAATTTAATATATTTACAAAAATCAATATTATGAAAACTTTACAACAATGGTTTGACAGTTATGCTGTAAGTCATCAAGACCCGACTAATATAGCCATACATTACATTTGTGTACCTGCTATTTTTTTTAGTGTTGTTGGCTTATTTATGTCTATACCAATAGGTTTTTTAAGCTCTTTTTTACCCCATCCTATAATTGCTAATTGGGCGTTTGTAGTTTTGATGGTTATCCTAGTGTTATTTTATTTTAGGTTATCAGTAAAAGTTGGGTTACAGATGTTGTTATTTTCTGTATTTTGTTTGGTGCTCAATTATTACATTTCTCAATATGTACCGATATTATATTTTTCCATAATACTTTTTGTAGCAGCTTGGATTGGACAGTTTTACGGTCATAAAGTGGAAGGTCAAAAACCTAGTTTTATTGACGATTTACAATTTTTATTGGTTGGCCCAGCTTGGGTTATTTATAAGCTTTTCGGAAAATAGATTAGTTTAATTACGTTATTAGGTATCTACTGTGCTTCTCGATATAACTTGCTCGTGCCTCAGAAAATACTCGAGGTGACGGAACGGAGTAGAACGTGATAAATACAGTAAATACATAGGAGTAATCACGGTTCGTCAGTTCGAGTGCTTCGACGTAGGAGAAGTGTCTCGAGAACTTTTGTTTTATTAGAGTTTTCTTAGTTTACTATGCTTTTCGATACCATTTGTTCGTGCCTCACAAATCACTCGCAGTGACGGGATGGAGTAAAACGTGAGAAATAGAAGAAATACATAAGAGTAATCACGGTTGGTCAGTTCGAGTGCTTCGACGTAGGAGAAGTGTATCGAGAACATATAGAGAATAGTAGCACATTTCAATCAAAAGTCTTCTTAGCTAAATTTATAATTTTTTCAAACTCATTATTTATCAGAGCTAATTTTTTAGATTTAGACCATTTTTTTATTTGTTTTTCAGTAGAAATGGCAATATTAATATCAGTAAATTTTGCATAAAACTCTAATTTTATTGGTCTTCTTGAATACGTATAACTCTCGGGGTGTTTACCATATTTATGTTCAATTAATCTATTGTTTAAATTTGAAGTAATACCTGTGTAATAGGTATTATCAGAACATTTTAATATGTATACGTAAGACAGTTTCATTTTTAAATATATGAAATTTAAATTTTCTCTTTTCTCGATACAGCTTGCCTATAGTTTATAAATCATTCAAAGTAACGATGCGGAATAGAACTTGTGAAATAGAGAAAACACAAAAGAGTAATCACATTACGTCAGTGCCAGTGCTTCGATGTAAGAGAAGTGTATCGAGAACTTTTGTTTAATTATTGTTTTCTTAGTTTACTGTGCTTCTCGATACTATTTGCTCGTGCCTCACAAATCACTCGAAGTGACGGAACGGATTAGAAGGTGCTAAATACAGTAAATACATAAGAGTAATCACATTACGTCAGTTCGAGTGCTTCGACGTAGGAGAAGTGTCTCGAGAACTTTTGTTTTATTAGAGTTTTCTTAGTTTACTATGCTTTTCGATACCATTTGTTCGTGCCTCACAAATCACTCGAAGTGACGGAACGGATTAGAAGGTGATAAATACAGTAAATACATAAGAGTAATCACATTACGTCAGTTCGAGTGCTTCGACGTAGGAGAAGTGTCTCGAGAACTTTTGTTTTATTAGTGTTTTCTTAGTTTATTGTGCTTCTCGATACAATTTGTTCGTGCCTCACAAATCACTCGAAGTGACGGAACAGAGTAGAACGTGAGAAATACAGTAAATACATAAGAATAATCACATTACGTAATTCGATTGTTTTGACATAGGAGAAGTGTCTCGAGAACTTTTATTTTATTCGAGTTTTCTTAGTTTACTGTGCTTCTCGATACCATTTGCTCGTGCCTCACAAATCACTTGAAGTGATGGGATGGAGTGTGTTGTAATTACTGTTGGAGGAGTGTCGATTATTCTTTATTATTCAATAAGTAACACTCCTTTATGGTTGGTATTATTTTTTCTTAATGGCTTCAACTAATTCTAATGAATCAATATTTACATTGGTAGTAAACATACCATAATTGACAATAGCTTTATTTTTTTCAAACTTATCAATAGTCCCCACTGCACGACCATCATTCATGCGGACCCTGTCTCCAAGTCTTAAAATTGGTTTTGGAGCCACAGGTTTGTTTTTTTCTTTCTCTTTAGCGTCTTTCTTCTTTTTACGGATGACTTCCACTGTTTTTTCGACTTCTTTTTTTACCTGAGTCTCTTTTGCTTTTTCAGCCTTAGCGACTTTTGCAGTCACTTTTTTACGTTTAGAATTTTCAATTTGAACCAATCGAAATAATTCGGCCATCAGCTCTTTTTTCTTTCTATCATTAAAAAACTTCTCAGAAATATCATTCATCTTTTGACCTAAATAAATCAAACGCTGGTTACTATCGTATAATTCCTGGTAGTTTTCTAATTTTTTCTGAACCTTAGCATTAATCTCTTCTAACTTATCAGCTTCCGTTTGTTTTTTCTTTTCGTTTACTTTTAAAGATTCGCTTGTTTTTTCGAGCTTAGCACGTTGTTTTTGAAGTTTAGCTATGGTTGCATCAAAACGAACTTTACTACGTTCAATCTTCTTTTTAGAACGGTTAATTAAGCTATATGGGATTCCGTTTTTCTGCGCGACTTCAAATGTAAAACTACTACCGGCTTGACCTAGGGCAAGTTTGTACATGGGTTCTAAAGTACGCTCGTCAAACATCATATTGGCGTTAATCATTTCCTCTTTTTCGTCAGCCAACATTTTTAAGTTAGCATAATGGGTGGTAATAATTCCATAGGCATTTCTAGCATAAAACTCTTCTAAAAAAGTT
This portion of the Olleya sp. Bg11-27 genome encodes:
- a CDS encoding GIY-YIG nuclease family protein; this encodes MKLSYVYILKCSDNTYYTGITSNLNNRLIEHKYGKHPESYTYSRRPIKLEFYAKFTDINIAISTEKQIKKWSKSKKLALINNEFEKIINLAKKTFD
- a CDS encoding RDD family protein; protein product: MKVLIEKLKYFLEQKINLILPLFIVITLFLEYKRIYGNPYGAFFSIQQYFYKINLNFLNSNHFIFNYFTSGEHFSRVNILEFIFILVLVLSYIIYYFSKGIEKRLLQFCFSIFFINSAVRLVFAVTFPIRNLKIEFGTLIHLLIVAFWTLFFYLIISILTKDEIVKTYKYRLLNEYTKFNLKRANKAQRVFHLIFDACFAILVTSNLVMILPIKSLRWLSNIIGEQYVITLLLLVCITFYYIVFELIFKSTPAKFLTQTKVVSLTGQPITSGQIIAKSFSRRLPFNPLSFLTEQLGWHDSLSKTTVVQLARQGKHGSWYWLIIPFFIGLFAIFFYGTLYLRKYENFKIGENNYNNQKYDIERKLNKISEFDFITLSETNNRFSSNHYLKVGFIGKDSIDCYKINDSYLANSLQKADQYYGGYYNGLEVVTLSKQDLNNAICESYDFDGEFSDCGLKLLENKRAVRIKKIESLNEPTIDLDRVSFEQKRNGDYGFTIRLSNTDNRIVIENIKTDNKDILFTTTFPYSGSDSYNKEKYSIVGSGLEPKQAIIFKLQIKDTLTEQRFIYSLELEGRYTKTLKLVKSL
- a CDS encoding DUF962 domain-containing protein; translated protein: MKTLQQWFDSYAVSHQDPTNIAIHYICVPAIFFSVVGLFMSIPIGFLSSFLPHPIIANWAFVVLMVILVLFYFRLSVKVGLQMLLFSVFCLVLNYYISQYVPILYFSIILFVAAWIGQFYGHKVEGQKPSFIDDLQFLLVGPAWVIYKLFGK
- a CDS encoding thiol-disulfide oxidoreductase DCC family protein, with the protein product MIQLPSNKSLILFDGVCNLCNTSVLYVIKHDKHSKFMFAPLQSNIGQQIIAKYNLDTSKTDSILLYSPNKGLKVKSTAALHIAKHLSFPNNLLSIFLIVPAFISNLVYDFIAKNRYKWYGKKESCMIPTPELKAKFLE